The proteins below come from a single Biomphalaria glabrata chromosome 10, xgBioGlab47.1, whole genome shotgun sequence genomic window:
- the LOC129928772 gene encoding uncharacterized protein LOC129928772, with the protein MNSLSHSDMESLSQSGMKSLSHSDMKSLSQSGMKSLSQSDMKSMSQSGMKSLSQSDMKSLSHSGMKSLSHSDMKSLSHSGMKSLSQSDMESLSHSDMKSLSQSDMKSLSHSGMKSLSQSDMESLSHSDMKSLSQSDMESLSHSDMKSLSQSDMKSLSHSGMKSLSQSDMESLSHSGMKSLSHSDMKSLPQSDMKSLSHSGMKSLPQSDMKSLSHSDMKSLSQSDMESLSHSDMKSLSQSDMKSLSHSGMKSLSQSDMKSLSHSGMKSLSQSDMESLSHSGMKSLSHSDMKSLSHSGMKSLSQSDMKSLSQSGMKSLSHSGMKSLSQSGMKSLSQSGMKSLSHSGMKSLSHSDMKSLSQSGMKSLSHSGMKSLSQSGMKSLSHSGMKSLSHSDMKSLSHSGMKSLSQSDMESLSHSDMKSLSQSDMKSLSHSGMKSLSQSDMESLSHSDMKSLSQSDMESLSHSDMKSLSQSDMKSLSHSGMKSLSQSDMESLSHSGMKSLSHSDMKSLSHSGMKSLSQSDMKSLSQSGMKSLSHSGMKSLSQSGMKSLSQSGMKSLSHSGMKSLSHSGMKSLSHSDMKSLSQSGMKSLSHSGMKSLSQSGMKSLSHSGLKSLSHRGMKSLSHSGMKSLSQSGMKSLSHSGMKSLSQSGMKSLSQSGMESLSHSGMKSLSLSGMKFRFQSLHLFLGANV; encoded by the coding sequence ATGAATTCTCTGTCTCACAGTGACATGGAGTCTCTGTCTCAGAGTGGCATGAAGTCTCTGTCTCACAGTGACATGAAGTCTCTGTCTCAGAGTGGCATGAAGTCACTGTCTCAGAGTGACATGAAGTCTATGTCTCAGAGTGGCATGAAGTCTCTGTCTCAGAGTGACATGAAGTCTCTGTCTCACAGTGGCATGAAGTCTCTGTCTCACAGTGACATGAAGTCTCTGTCTCACAGTGGCATGAAGTCTCTGTCTCAGAGTGACATGGAGTCTCTGTCTCACAGTGACATGAAGTCTCTGTCTCAGAGTGACATGAAGTCTCTGTCTCACAGTGGCATGAAGTCTCTGTCTCAGAGTGACATGGAGTCTCTGTCTCACAGTGACATGAAGTCTCTGTCTCAGAGTGACATGGAGTCTCTGTCTCACAGTGACATGAAGTCTCTGTCTCAGAGTGACATGAAATCTCTGTCTCACAGTGGCATGAAGTCTCTGTCTCAGAGTGACATGGAGTCTCTGTCTCACAGTGGCATGAAGTCTCTGTCTCACAGTGACATGAAGTCTCTGCCTCAGAGTGACATGAAGTCTCTGTCTCACAGTGGCATGAAGTCTCTGCCTCAGAGTGACATGAAGTCTCTGTCTCACAGTGACATGAAGTCTCTGTCTCAGAGTGACATGGAGTCTCTGTCTCACAGTGACATGAAGTCTCTGTCTCAGAGTGACATGAAATCTCTGTCTCACAGTGGCATGAAGTCTCTGTCTCAGAGTGACATGAAATCTCTGTCTCACAGTGGCATGAAGTCTCTGTCTCAGAGTGACATGGAGTCTCTGTCTCACAGTGGCATGAAGTCTCTGTCTCACAGTGACATGAAGTCTCTGTCTCACAGTGGCATGAAGTCTCTGTCTCAGAGTGACATGAAGTCTCTGTCTCAGAGTGGCATGAAGTCTCTGTCTCACAGTGGCATGAAGTCTCTGTCTCAGAGTGGCATGAAGTCTCTGTCTCAGAGTGGCATGAAGTCTCTGTCTCACAGTGGCATGAAGTCTCTGTCTCACAGTGACATGAAGTCTCTGTCTCAGAGTGGCATGAAGTCTCTGTCTCACAGTGGCATGAAGTCTCTGTCTCAGAGTGGCATGAAGTCTCTGTCTCACAGTGGCATGAAGTCTCTGTCTCACAGTGACATGAAGTCTCTGTCTCACAGTGGCATGAAGTCTCTGTCTCAGAGTGACATGGAGTCTCTGTCTCACAGTGACATGAAGTCTCTGTCTCAGAGTGACATGAAGTCTCTGTCTCACAGTGGCATGAAGTCTCTGTCTCAGAGTGACATGGAGTCTCTGTCTCACAGTGACATGAAGTCTCTGTCTCAGAGTGACATGGAGTCTCTGTCTCACAGTGACATGAAGTCTCTGTCTCAGAGTGACATGAAATCTCTGTCTCACAGTGGCATGAAGTCTCTGTCTCAGAGTGACATGGAGTCTCTGTCTCACAGTGGCATGAAGTCTCTGTCTCACAGTGACATGAAGTCTCTGTCTCACAGTGGCATGAAGTCTCTGTCTCAGAGTGACATGAAGTCTCTGTCTCAGAGTGGCATGAAGTCTCTGTCTCACAGTGGCATGAAGTCTCTGTCTCAGAGTGGCATGAAGTCTCTGTCTCAGAGTGGCATGAAGTCTCTGTCTCACAGTGGCATGAAGTCTCTGTCTCACAGTGGCATGAAGTCTCTGTCTCACAGTGACATGAAGTCTCTGTCTCAGAGTGGCATGAAGTCTCTGTCTCACAGTGGCATGAAGTCTCTGTCTCAGAGTGGCATGAAGTCTCTGTCTCACAGTGGCTTGAAGTCTCTGTCTCACAGAGGCATGAAGTCTCTGTCTCACAGTGGCATGAAGTCTCTGTCTCAGAGTGGCATGAAGTCTCTGTCTCACAGTGGCATGAAGTCTCTGTCTCAAAGTGGCATGAAGTCTCTGTCTCAGAGTGGCATGGAGTCTCTGTCTCACAGTGGCATGAAGTCTCTGTCTCTGAGTGGCATGAAATTTCGGTTTCAAAGTCTGCATTTATTCTTAGGTGCCAATGTCTAA